A genomic region of Rubrivirga sp. SAORIC476 contains the following coding sequences:
- a CDS encoding ATP-binding protein — protein sequence MWSRVIGQRRAVGVLQQALAHDRVANTYLFHGPAGSGPRAAALAFGQALLCERRGRPGGPEGDACGTCLACTKAARLIHPDLHVYLPFPKVSSGADKDDRPSDYPERIAQLALEPYAPVDYRQRGALGDDGPSKKQVEHRRRPTNEFLRRDMTFVPAEGRYVVGVMTDADHVRTEAANSLLKLLEEPGPDVVLILTAERVENVLPTILSRCQRVRFDPLPAEAIEEALVARSGVPPGDAGVVARMADGSFTRALEIWSSESVKEKRALALDFVRKAYTGRPELVAPVIQQASTGGREAIKSWLDLVALWVRDLVLAQAVGAEAQLVNVDQADAVHRFVAALPEADLGAMATLVAEATEAIEANGSAGLILPTLAFGLRDAMFGQSSGHLVTPLDAPA from the coding sequence ATGTGGTCTCGGGTCATCGGCCAGCGCCGCGCCGTCGGCGTGCTCCAGCAGGCGCTCGCGCACGACCGCGTCGCCAACACGTATCTGTTCCACGGCCCGGCCGGGTCGGGGCCGCGGGCGGCGGCGCTCGCGTTCGGGCAGGCGCTCCTGTGCGAACGTCGCGGACGCCCTGGCGGACCGGAGGGCGACGCCTGCGGGACGTGCCTCGCCTGCACCAAGGCGGCGCGCCTCATTCACCCGGATCTCCACGTCTACCTGCCATTCCCGAAGGTCAGCAGCGGGGCCGACAAGGACGACCGGCCGTCGGACTACCCCGAGCGCATCGCCCAACTCGCGCTCGAGCCCTACGCCCCCGTCGACTACCGCCAGCGCGGCGCGCTCGGCGATGACGGGCCGAGCAAGAAGCAGGTCGAGCACCGGCGGCGGCCGACCAACGAGTTCCTCCGACGCGACATGACGTTCGTGCCCGCCGAGGGGCGCTACGTCGTCGGGGTGATGACCGACGCGGACCACGTGCGCACCGAGGCGGCCAACTCGCTGCTCAAGCTGCTCGAAGAGCCGGGGCCGGACGTGGTGCTCATCCTGACCGCAGAGCGGGTCGAGAATGTGCTCCCCACGATCCTCTCGCGGTGCCAGCGGGTCCGCTTCGACCCGCTCCCGGCCGAGGCCATCGAGGAGGCGCTGGTGGCCCGCTCCGGCGTGCCGCCCGGCGACGCGGGCGTCGTGGCGCGCATGGCGGACGGGTCGTTCACCCGCGCCCTCGAAATCTGGAGCAGCGAGAGCGTCAAGGAGAAGCGGGCCCTCGCGCTCGACTTCGTGCGCAAAGCCTACACGGGCCGCCCGGAGCTCGTCGCGCCCGTCATCCAGCAAGCGTCCACCGGCGGGCGGGAGGCCATCAAGTCGTGGCTGGACCTCGTCGCGCTCTGGGTGCGGGACCTCGTGCTGGCGCAGGCCGTCGGTGCCGAGGCGCAGCTCGTCAACGTGGATCAGGCCGACGCCGTGCACCGGTTCGTAGCCGCGCTCCCCGAGGCGGACCTGGGCGCGATGGCGACGCTGGTGGCCGAAGCGACCGAGGCCATCGAGGCCAACGGCTCGGCCGGTCTCATCCTGCCGACGCTCGCCTTCGGCCTCCGAGACGCGATGTTCGGGCAGTCGTCGGGCCACCTCGTGACGCCGCTCGACGCCCCGGCCTGA
- a CDS encoding aminotransferase class V-fold PLP-dependent enzyme: MELPRLTPNALRAQTLGADAVVQTPFGERPLVYADFTASGRQLAFVEDYLRSLAPLYANSHTEDSLTGRTATHLLHQAEHAIKEAVHAGPSGRVVCCGNGSTGAIHKLQEILGVAIPPATLRDLGLRLTGALGDEAAGRLMYDLREKGPVVFVGPYEHHSNEVTWREGLCTVVEVCLNEQGQICLDDLERHLTDPQWEGRTLYGSFSAGSNVTGVLAPVHDIARVLHRHGALAFFDYAASGPYVEIDMAPDGDPDGRLDAIFLSPHKFLGGPGSSGLLVFDAAIYPDGLAPTVGGGGTVVYVNATHHDYTDDIEARETAGTPGLYQTLRAAIAMQVKAAVGVDAIRAREHAHLERVIDRWAADERIEILGPGAEVERLPIVSFNVRDPKEGLLHPRFVTVLLCDLFGIQSRAGCSCAGPYGHHLLGITEHMSTRFRQCMADGIHGLKPGWARIGFHYTHDDDEVDFLIRAVEFVADYGARFLPLYAFEVETGAWTLREDRAPDVALSIADVLAGAAPLGVGVASGADRRRLLAETLAQAERIALDLPEPTHSGRLADDLADLQFFALPA; the protein is encoded by the coding sequence ATGGAGCTTCCGCGCCTCACCCCCAACGCCCTCCGCGCCCAGACCCTCGGCGCCGATGCCGTCGTTCAGACGCCCTTCGGCGAGCGACCGCTCGTCTACGCCGACTTCACGGCCAGCGGGCGGCAACTCGCCTTCGTGGAGGACTACCTCCGGTCGCTGGCGCCGCTGTACGCCAACAGCCACACGGAGGACAGCCTGACCGGTCGCACGGCGACGCACCTGCTGCATCAGGCCGAGCACGCCATCAAAGAGGCCGTCCACGCCGGGCCGTCGGGCCGGGTCGTGTGCTGCGGCAACGGGTCGACGGGTGCCATCCACAAGCTGCAGGAGATCCTCGGGGTCGCCATTCCGCCGGCCACGCTGCGCGACCTCGGCCTCCGGCTGACCGGCGCGCTCGGCGACGAAGCCGCGGGACGGCTGATGTACGACCTCCGCGAGAAAGGCCCCGTCGTGTTCGTCGGCCCGTACGAGCACCACTCGAACGAAGTCACGTGGCGCGAGGGCCTCTGCACCGTCGTCGAGGTGTGCCTCAACGAACAGGGGCAGATCTGTCTCGACGACTTGGAGCGACACCTGACCGATCCCCAGTGGGAAGGCCGGACGCTGTACGGTTCCTTCTCGGCGGGCTCCAACGTGACCGGCGTGCTCGCTCCGGTGCACGACATCGCGCGCGTGCTGCATCGCCACGGGGCGCTGGCGTTCTTCGACTACGCGGCGTCCGGCCCGTACGTCGAGATCGACATGGCGCCCGACGGCGACCCTGACGGTCGGCTGGATGCCATCTTCCTCTCGCCCCACAAGTTTCTCGGCGGTCCGGGGTCGTCCGGCCTGCTGGTGTTCGACGCCGCCATCTACCCCGACGGCCTCGCGCCGACGGTCGGTGGCGGCGGGACGGTGGTGTATGTCAACGCGACTCACCACGACTACACGGACGACATCGAGGCCCGAGAGACGGCCGGAACGCCGGGCCTGTACCAGACGCTCCGTGCCGCCATCGCGATGCAGGTCAAGGCGGCCGTCGGCGTGGACGCCATCCGAGCGCGCGAGCATGCCCACCTCGAGCGCGTGATCGACCGGTGGGCTGCCGACGAGCGGATCGAGATCCTGGGTCCGGGCGCGGAGGTCGAGCGGCTCCCCATCGTATCGTTCAACGTCCGCGACCCCAAGGAAGGCCTCTTGCACCCTCGGTTCGTGACGGTGCTGCTGTGCGACCTGTTCGGCATCCAGAGCCGGGCCGGCTGCTCGTGTGCAGGGCCCTACGGTCACCATCTGCTCGGCATCACCGAGCACATGAGCACCCGCTTCCGCCAGTGCATGGCGGACGGCATCCACGGCCTCAAGCCCGGCTGGGCGCGCATCGGCTTCCACTACACCCACGACGACGACGAGGTGGACTTCCTCATCCGGGCGGTCGAGTTCGTGGCCGACTATGGGGCTCGCTTCCTGCCGCTGTACGCGTTCGAGGTGGAGACCGGGGCCTGGACGCTTCGGGAGGACCGCGCGCCCGATGTCGCGCTCTCCATCGCCGACGTGCTCGCGGGCGCCGCGCCGCTGGGCGTGGGGGTCGCCTCCGGGGCAGACCGTCGGCGACTGCTGGCCGAGACGCTGGCCCAGGCGGAACGGATCGCCCTCGACCTGCCCGAGCCGACCCATTCGGGTCGACTCGCGGACGACTTGGCTGACCTCCAGTTCTTCGCCCTGCCCGCGTGA
- a CDS encoding GNAT family N-acetyltransferase: MSVLVREARSSDLPVALPLWSALHREHEARDPRYRLADDAEARWSTDFRDWTRSDGSRVWLAIDASQPVGLLTAHLYQPAPLYREHLLVHVSDLYVAPEARGEGIAATLLDQARTWGRSAGATHLQAGVLAVNTVGRAFWAAQGGEDYSVTVSMALTS, from the coding sequence GTGAGCGTGCTCGTCCGCGAGGCTCGGTCGTCGGACCTCCCGGTGGCGCTCCCCCTGTGGTCGGCGCTCCACCGGGAGCACGAAGCGCGGGACCCGCGCTACCGGCTCGCCGACGACGCTGAGGCGCGATGGTCGACCGACTTCCGCGACTGGACGAGGTCGGACGGCAGCCGCGTCTGGCTCGCCATCGACGCGAGCCAGCCGGTCGGGCTGCTGACAGCGCACCTCTACCAGCCTGCGCCGCTGTACCGCGAGCACCTGCTCGTGCACGTCAGTGACCTCTACGTCGCCCCCGAGGCGCGAGGGGAGGGCATCGCGGCCACGCTGCTGGACCAGGCCCGGACGTGGGGGCGCTCGGCGGGGGCGACGCACCTCCAGGCGGGAGTGCTGGCGGTCAACACCGTCGGTCGGGCGTTCTGGGCGGCGCAAGGGGGCGAGGACTACTCGGTCACCGTCTCGATGGCGCTGACGTCGTAG
- the asd gene encoding aspartate-semialdehyde dehydrogenase, translated as MLRVAILGATGAVGQTFVRLLSGHPLFEIVSLVASERSAGKPYREAAHWIQSEPLDDRIGDLVVEGIDAAPDADLAFSGLDASVAGEVEADWARRGYAVVSNARNYRMDPTVPLLIPEVNADHIALIDRQDWRGADGQPSGGFIVTNPNCSTVGLVMALKPLHDAFGVEAAHVVTMQALSGAGYPGVASLDALGNVVPYIGGEEDKLTTETRKLLGTLGSTGEVVEAEAVVSAQCNRVPVMDGHMEAVSVRLVGSPSAADVADALRSWESPLAGRGLPTAPATPLLVTDDPTAPQPRTHVHLGGGMTVTVGRIQDCPVLGVKFVVLSHNTVRGAAGGAILNAELLHAEGRLGRRADAA; from the coding sequence ATGCTTCGCGTTGCCATCCTGGGCGCCACCGGCGCCGTCGGCCAGACCTTCGTCCGCCTGCTGAGCGGCCATCCGCTCTTCGAGATCGTCTCGCTGGTCGCCTCGGAGCGCTCGGCGGGCAAGCCGTACCGCGAGGCGGCCCACTGGATCCAGTCGGAGCCGCTGGACGACCGCATCGGGGACCTCGTCGTGGAGGGCATCGATGCGGCCCCCGACGCCGACCTCGCCTTCTCCGGCCTCGACGCGTCGGTCGCGGGCGAGGTCGAGGCGGACTGGGCGCGGCGCGGCTACGCCGTCGTCTCGAACGCGCGCAACTACCGCATGGACCCGACGGTCCCGCTCCTCATCCCCGAGGTCAACGCGGACCACATCGCACTCATCGACCGCCAGGACTGGCGCGGCGCCGACGGCCAGCCGTCGGGCGGCTTCATCGTGACCAACCCCAACTGCTCGACGGTCGGGCTCGTGATGGCGCTCAAGCCGCTCCACGATGCATTCGGCGTCGAGGCCGCGCACGTCGTGACGATGCAGGCACTCAGCGGTGCCGGCTACCCCGGTGTGGCGTCGCTCGACGCGCTGGGCAACGTGGTGCCGTACATCGGTGGGGAAGAGGACAAGCTGACCACCGAGACCCGCAAGCTGCTCGGCACGCTCGGCAGTACGGGTGAGGTGGTCGAGGCGGAAGCGGTCGTCTCGGCGCAGTGCAACCGCGTGCCGGTCATGGACGGCCACATGGAGGCGGTCTCGGTGCGCCTTGTAGGCAGCCCCTCGGCGGCCGACGTGGCGGACGCGCTCCGCTCGTGGGAGAGCCCGCTCGCCGGTCGCGGCCTGCCGACTGCCCCAGCGACGCCCCTCCTCGTCACCGACGACCCGACGGCGCCGCAGCCCCGCACCCACGTCCACCTCGGCGGCGGCATGACGGTGACCGTCGGGCGGATCCAGGACTGCCCGGTGCTGGGGGTCAAGTTTGTGGTGCTGAGCCACAACACGGTCCGCGGGGCCGCGGGCGGCGCCATCCTGAACGCGGAGCTGCTGCACGCGGAGGGCCGCCTCGGTCGCCGCGCCGACGCCGCGTGA
- a CDS encoding TraB/GumN family protein, translating into MPFLLLSGRFLALTLLAGLAAAASAQVDARRPPLYLVEHEGAKVYLLGSVHVLPVGALPMPDHIESIYTAAAVVGFEVDLSMSADLYPELVSAATDEALIGDLLDDEQRETLHASLREFGYPGPSFDAFEPWFGSMSYGMLSLQGQEQAFGQGVDEYFFERAGFDGKEIVALETLADQIAAFDDLPDASQVEYLMSLVASADQAGPQFDELIDAWAAGDDARLTGVLSDEFEQPDVFESILIGRNRSWIPTIETLLARKGDVSLVIFGAGHLVGRDNVVDLLRRAGYKPRRM; encoded by the coding sequence ATGCCGTTCCTCCTGCTCTCTGGTCGCTTCCTCGCCCTCACGCTGCTCGCGGGCCTCGCCGCCGCCGCGAGCGCGCAGGTCGACGCCCGACGTCCGCCCCTCTACCTCGTCGAGCACGAGGGAGCGAAGGTCTATCTGCTGGGCTCCGTCCACGTCCTGCCCGTCGGCGCGCTGCCGATGCCGGACCACATCGAGTCGATCTACACCGCGGCGGCCGTCGTGGGCTTCGAGGTCGACCTGTCGATGTCGGCGGACCTCTACCCGGAGTTGGTCTCCGCCGCCACCGACGAGGCGCTCATCGGCGACCTGCTGGACGACGAGCAGCGCGAGACGCTCCACGCCTCCCTTCGCGAGTTCGGCTACCCCGGCCCCAGCTTCGACGCCTTCGAGCCGTGGTTCGGGAGCATGAGCTACGGCATGCTGTCGCTCCAGGGCCAGGAGCAAGCCTTCGGACAGGGGGTCGACGAGTACTTCTTCGAGCGCGCTGGATTCGACGGCAAGGAGATCGTCGCGCTGGAGACGCTGGCCGACCAGATCGCGGCCTTCGACGACCTCCCGGACGCGAGCCAGGTGGAGTACCTGATGAGCCTCGTCGCGTCGGCGGATCAGGCGGGGCCGCAGTTCGACGAGTTGATCGACGCATGGGCCGCGGGCGATGATGCCCGTCTCACCGGCGTCCTGAGCGACGAGTTCGAGCAGCCCGACGTGTTCGAGTCGATCCTCATCGGCCGCAACCGGTCGTGGATCCCCACCATCGAGACGCTGCTCGCACGCAAGGGCGACGTCTCGCTCGTGATCTTCGGTGCAGGGCACCTGGTCGGACGCGACAACGTCGTGGACCTGCTCCGGCGGGCCGGGTACAAGCCGAGGCGGATGTAG
- a CDS encoding M28 family peptidase encodes MTRRTLWLALAGLVVAAVAVGIVLRWADRPAPLPAFEEERAYALVSEQTDFGPRVPGTAAHDSARVWLQARLGVYADRVVEQQIEIPDPADTTRTFRGTNIVASWQPGLRRRILLAAHWDSRPIADNDPDPARRLEPVLGANDGASGVAVLLEIARLLDAQPLQRPVGVDIILFDLEDLGTIDPAVPEGDRVPFAMGSEMFVLHNPGYRPVWGVLLDMVGDTDLRIPKEGYSLQHAPELVDRIWAAARRVGSTAFLDEVGPAIQDDHVPFLRVGIPMVNLIQTPFPDTWHTTSDTPENVSAESLGQVGRVLVDLLWRPDAE; translated from the coding sequence GTGACTCGTCGCACTCTCTGGCTCGCCCTGGCGGGCCTCGTCGTGGCCGCAGTCGCGGTCGGTATCGTTCTGCGGTGGGCCGACCGGCCCGCCCCGCTTCCCGCTTTCGAGGAGGAACGCGCGTACGCGCTGGTGTCCGAGCAGACCGACTTCGGCCCCCGCGTGCCTGGCACCGCGGCCCACGACTCGGCGCGCGTCTGGCTCCAGGCCCGCCTCGGCGTGTACGCCGACCGGGTGGTCGAGCAGCAGATCGAGATCCCCGATCCCGCCGACACGACGCGGACCTTCCGCGGAACGAACATCGTCGCCTCCTGGCAGCCCGGCCTGCGGCGGCGCATCCTGCTGGCGGCCCACTGGGACTCGCGCCCGATCGCCGACAACGATCCGGACCCGGCGCGGCGGCTGGAGCCCGTGCTCGGCGCCAACGACGGCGCATCCGGCGTGGCCGTGCTGTTGGAGATCGCTCGCCTGCTGGATGCGCAGCCGCTCCAGCGGCCCGTCGGCGTGGACATCATCCTGTTCGACCTGGAGGATCTGGGGACCATCGACCCGGCGGTGCCGGAAGGCGACCGGGTGCCGTTCGCGATGGGGTCCGAGATGTTCGTGCTCCACAACCCTGGCTACCGGCCCGTCTGGGGCGTCTTGCTGGACATGGTGGGCGACACCGACCTCCGCATCCCGAAGGAAGGCTATTCCTTGCAGCATGCCCCGGAGCTGGTGGACCGCATCTGGGCCGCTGCGCGGCGGGTCGGGTCTACGGCCTTCCTCGACGAAGTCGGCCCCGCGATCCAGGACGACCACGTCCCGTTCCTCCGGGTGGGCATCCCGATGGTGAACCTGATCCAGACGCCGTTCCCCGATACGTGGCACACGACCTCCGACACACCTGAGAACGTCAGCGCGGAGAGCCTCGGCCAGGTCGGCCGCGTTCTCGTGGACCTGCTCTGGCGTCCGGACGCCGAGTAG